A region of Pasteurellaceae bacterium Orientalotternb1 DNA encodes the following proteins:
- a CDS encoding methionine synthase, whose translation MQNSAQLLKDLLAQRILILDGAMGTMIQKYRLTEADFRGERFKDSPIDLRGNNDLLTLTQPLLIKAIHEKYLAAGADIIETNTFSSTTIAQADYDLQAVAYELNFVGAKLARLAADKYSTPEKPRFVAGVLGPTNRTASISPDVNDPSFRNVTFMQLVDAYAEATKGLVEGGADIIMIETIFDTLNAKAAAFAIDQVFEELSVVLPVMISGTITDASGRTLSGQTTEAFYNSLRHAKPLSFGLNCALGPKELRQYVEQLSKISECYVSAHPNAGLPNAFGGYDLGAAEMAAQLKEWAESGFLNIVGGCCGTTPEHIQAFAKAMDGIKPRQLPEIKTAMRLSGLEPLNIDDESLFVNVGERNNVTGSAKFKRLVKEDKFAEAIEIAIDQVENGAQVIDVNMDEALLDSQKCMTKFLNIMATEPEAAKVPVMIDSSKWEVIEAGLQSIQGKGIVNSISLKEGEENFIRQAKLVRRYGAAVVVMAFDEVGQADTEDRKVEICTRAYNILVDQVSFPPEDIIFDPNIFAIGTGIEEHNNYGVDFINATGRIKRTLPHAKISGGVSNVSFSFRGNNPMREAIHAVFLYHAIKQGMDMGIVNAGQLAIYDDLDPELCTVVEDAVLNRRADATDRLLEFAEKLRDLTACSSQTTGVAEWRTWAVEERLKHALVKGITNHIIEDTEEARLKFSSPLEVIEGPLMDGMDVVGDLFGDGKMFLPQVVKSARVMKQSVAYLEPFINATKQKGSSSGKVVIATVKGDVHDIGKNIVSVVLQCNNFEVIDLGVMVPADKIIQTAIDEKADIIGLSGLITPSLDEMEYFLGEMSRLGLNIPVLIGGATTSKEHTAIKLYPQYKYEVIYTTNASRAVTVCAALMNPETKAELWERTKKEYEQIQHTFANRKPLRKQLPIEEARQNRFNAFAGEWADYQVPQPHQTGIVEFKNVPIEILRGYIDWSPFFRVWGLMGGYPDAFDYPEGGEEARKVWNDAQVVLDELAQNHKLNPTGILGIFPAERVDDDIVVYRDEARQEIAGTCYHLRQQSERNKNSKSPYNLCLSDFIADKQSGQKDWLGMFAVCAGIEEHDLVESYKAAGDDYNAILLQAVGDRLAEAMAEYLHHQLRLKIWGYSPDENLDNAGLIAENYIGIRPAPGYPSCPEHTEKAIIWDLLEVEQRIGMKLTESYAMWPAASVCGWYFSHPASNYFTLGRIDEDQAVDYAKRKGWDEREMVKWLGVVMK comes from the coding sequence ATGCAAAACTCAGCACAACTTTTAAAAGATCTTCTCGCCCAACGCATTTTGATTCTAGACGGTGCAATGGGGACGATGATTCAGAAATATAGACTGACCGAAGCAGATTTCCGTGGCGAGCGGTTTAAGGATAGCCCGATTGATTTGCGGGGCAATAACGATTTGCTAACGCTCACGCAGCCGCTGTTGATTAAAGCCATTCACGAAAAATATTTGGCGGCGGGAGCGGATATTATTGAAACCAACACTTTCAGCTCCACCACCATCGCACAGGCGGATTACGACTTACAAGCGGTCGCTTATGAGCTGAATTTTGTAGGGGCGAAACTGGCACGTTTGGCGGCGGACAAATATTCAACCCCAGAAAAACCGCGGTTTGTAGCAGGCGTTCTGGGGCCGACCAACCGCACGGCGTCCATTTCCCCTGATGTAAACGATCCGAGTTTCCGCAATGTGACTTTTATGCAGTTAGTCGATGCCTACGCTGAAGCGACCAAAGGCTTGGTGGAAGGCGGTGCGGACATCATTATGATCGAAACCATTTTCGATACGCTCAATGCTAAAGCGGCGGCATTTGCCATTGACCAAGTGTTTGAAGAACTCAGCGTAGTGCTGCCTGTAATGATTTCAGGCACCATCACCGATGCTTCGGGGCGTACCCTTTCAGGGCAAACCACCGAAGCCTTCTACAACTCTCTCCGCCACGCAAAGCCGCTCAGTTTCGGCTTGAACTGTGCCTTAGGCCCGAAAGAATTGCGTCAATATGTGGAACAACTGTCGAAAATCAGCGAATGTTATGTTTCAGCACACCCTAATGCAGGCTTGCCGAACGCCTTTGGCGGCTACGATTTAGGTGCAGCCGAAATGGCGGCACAACTCAAAGAGTGGGCGGAAAGCGGCTTTTTGAATATTGTCGGCGGCTGTTGCGGCACCACGCCAGAACATATCCAAGCCTTCGCCAAAGCAATGGACGGCATCAAGCCACGCCAGTTGCCCGAAATCAAAACCGCAATGCGTTTATCGGGCTTAGAACCGCTCAACATTGATGACGAAAGCCTATTCGTAAACGTGGGCGAACGCAATAACGTGACGGGGTCTGCCAAATTCAAACGCTTAGTCAAAGAAGATAAGTTTGCCGAGGCGATTGAGATCGCTATCGATCAGGTGGAAAACGGTGCACAAGTGATTGACGTGAATATGGACGAAGCCTTGCTCGATTCGCAAAAGTGTATGACCAAATTCCTCAACATTATGGCGACTGAACCCGAAGCGGCAAAAGTGCCAGTGATGATTGACTCGTCCAAATGGGAGGTGATCGAGGCGGGTTTGCAATCCATTCAAGGCAAAGGGATTGTGAACTCGATTTCTCTCAAAGAAGGCGAAGAAAATTTTATCCGCCAAGCGAAACTGGTTCGCCGTTATGGTGCGGCAGTGGTGGTGATGGCGTTTGATGAAGTGGGGCAAGCGGATACTGAAGATCGCAAAGTGGAAATTTGTACTCGTGCGTACAACATTTTGGTGGATCAAGTAAGCTTTCCACCTGAAGATATTATTTTCGACCCGAACATTTTTGCCATTGGCACGGGCATTGAAGAACACAACAATTACGGCGTGGACTTTATCAATGCGACGGGGCGTATTAAACGTACTCTCCCCCACGCTAAAATTTCAGGCGGTGTGTCGAATGTCTCCTTCTCTTTCCGTGGTAACAACCCGATGCGTGAAGCGATTCATGCCGTGTTTCTCTATCACGCTATCAAGCAAGGAATGGATATGGGGATTGTCAATGCTGGGCAGTTAGCGATTTATGACGATCTCGATCCTGAATTGTGTACCGTGGTGGAAGATGCTGTACTCAATCGCCGTGCTGACGCAACTGACCGTTTGCTCGAATTTGCAGAAAAATTACGGGATCTGACCGCTTGTAGTAGCCAAACTACGGGGGTAGCAGAATGGCGGACGTGGGCAGTGGAAGAACGCTTAAAACACGCACTCGTGAAAGGCATCACCAACCATATTATCGAAGACACCGAAGAGGCTCGCCTAAAATTTAGCTCACCGCTGGAAGTGATCGAAGGGCCGCTAATGGACGGAATGGACGTGGTGGGCGATTTGTTCGGCGATGGCAAAATGTTCCTGCCGCAAGTGGTGAAATCCGCTCGGGTAATGAAGCAGTCGGTCGCCTATTTGGAGCCGTTTATCAATGCCACCAAGCAGAAAGGCTCGTCTAGCGGCAAAGTGGTGATTGCTACCGTAAAAGGCGATGTGCACGACATCGGTAAAAATATCGTGAGCGTGGTGCTGCAATGTAACAACTTTGAAGTGATTGACTTGGGTGTAATGGTACCTGCAGACAAAATTATTCAAACTGCAATTGACGAAAAAGCCGACATCATCGGCTTGAGCGGTTTGATTACGCCATCGCTAGATGAAATGGAATATTTCCTTGGCGAAATGAGCCGCTTGGGTTTGAACATTCCGGTGCTGATTGGCGGTGCAACCACCTCCAAAGAACACACGGCGATCAAACTCTATCCCCAATATAAATATGAAGTGATCTACACCACTAACGCCTCCCGTGCCGTGACCGTTTGTGCGGCGTTGATGAACCCTGAAACCAAAGCAGAATTGTGGGAACGCACCAAAAAAGAATATGAGCAAATCCAACATACTTTCGCCAACCGCAAGCCGCTACGCAAACAGTTGCCGATTGAAGAAGCTCGCCAAAATCGCTTTAACGCCTTTGCTGGCGAATGGGCGGATTACCAAGTACCGCAGCCACATCAAACGGGCATTGTGGAATTTAAAAATGTGCCGATTGAAATCCTGCGTGGCTATATCGACTGGTCGCCATTCTTCCGTGTATGGGGCTTGATGGGCGGCTACCCTGATGCCTTCGATTATCCAGAAGGTGGCGAAGAAGCACGCAAAGTGTGGAATGATGCTCAAGTCGTGCTAGACGAGCTGGCTCAAAATCATAAACTCAACCCAACGGGCATTTTAGGCATTTTCCCAGCAGAACGTGTGGACGATGATATTGTGGTCTATCGTGACGAAGCACGCCAAGAAATCGCTGGCACTTGCTATCACTTACGCCAACAAAGCGAACGCAACAAAAACAGCAAAAGCCCGTACAACCTTTGCTTGAGCGACTTTATCGCCGATAAACAAAGCGGACAAAAAGACTGGCTGGGAATGTTCGCCGTCTGTGCCGGCATTGAAGAACACGACTTAGTGGAAAGCTACAAAGCCGCAGGCGATGACTACAACGCCATCTTACTGCAAGCCGTCGGCGACCGTTTAGCCGAAGCCATGGCGGAATACTTGCACCACCAACTTCGGTTGAAAATTTGGGGATATTCGCCAGACGAAAACCTCGACAACGCTGGCTTGATCGCCGAAAACTACATCGGCATCCGCCCCGCCCCTGGCTACCCAAGCTGCCCAGAACACACCGAAAAAGCGATCATCTGGGATTTACTTGAAGTAGAACAACGCATCGGTATGAAACTCACCGAAAGCTACGCCATGTGGCCCGCCGCCAGCGTCTGCGGCTGGTACTTCTCCCACCCAGCCAGCAACTACTTCACGTTAGGGCGGATTGATGAAGATCAGGCGGTGGATTACGCCAAACGCAAAGGTTGGGATGAAAGGGAAATGGTGAAGTGGTTGGGGGTGGTGATGAAGTGA
- a CDS encoding tRNA guanosine(34) transglycosylase Tgt, with protein MKYQLHKTSGNARRGRLTFSRPKGEFHVETPAFMPVGTYGTVKGMTPEEVAATGAQILLGNTFHLWLRPGQEIMKLHGDLHDFMQWHGPILTDSGGFQVFSLGKLRKIKEEGVTFQNPISGEKIFLSPEKSMEIQYDLGSDIVMIFDECTPYPATFDYAKQSMEMSLRWAKRSRDRFDELENPNALFGIIQGGVYEELRKISVEKLVEIGFDGYAVGGLAVGEPKEDMHRILEYVCPQIPADKPRYLMGVGKPEDLVEGVRRGIDMFDCVMPTRNARNGHLFVSNGVVKIRNAKYRNDTSPLDAECDCYTCKNYTKAYLYHLDKCNEILGARLNTIHNLRYYQRLMAQIRQAIEDDRFDEFVVEFYQKIGKEVPPLQLGNNENA; from the coding sequence ATGAAATACCAACTACACAAAACCAGTGGTAACGCTCGCCGTGGGCGTTTGACCTTTTCTCGTCCGAAAGGCGAATTTCACGTGGAGACCCCAGCCTTTATGCCTGTTGGCACTTATGGTACGGTAAAAGGGATGACACCTGAAGAAGTGGCGGCAACAGGGGCTCAAATTTTGCTCGGCAACACCTTTCACTTATGGTTGCGTCCAGGGCAAGAGATTATGAAATTGCACGGTGATTTGCACGATTTTATGCAATGGCACGGACCAATTCTCACTGATTCGGGCGGATTCCAAGTGTTCAGCTTGGGCAAATTACGCAAAATCAAAGAAGAAGGCGTGACTTTCCAAAACCCAATCAGCGGTGAAAAAATCTTCCTATCGCCTGAAAAATCGATGGAAATTCAATACGATCTCGGCTCCGACATCGTGATGATTTTTGATGAATGTACGCCATATCCTGCCACTTTTGATTACGCTAAGCAATCAATGGAAATGTCGCTCCGCTGGGCAAAACGCAGCCGTGATCGCTTTGATGAATTGGAAAATCCAAATGCGTTATTCGGTATTATTCAGGGCGGTGTGTATGAAGAATTACGCAAAATTTCGGTGGAAAAATTAGTCGAAATTGGCTTTGACGGCTATGCGGTCGGTGGTTTGGCGGTGGGTGAGCCGAAAGAAGATATGCACCGCATTTTAGAATACGTTTGCCCGCAAATTCCTGCCGACAAACCTCGCTACTTAATGGGCGTGGGGAAGCCTGAAGATTTGGTCGAAGGCGTTCGCCGTGGCATTGATATGTTCGACTGCGTAATGCCAACCCGCAACGCACGCAACGGCCATTTATTCGTCAGCAACGGCGTGGTGAAAATTCGTAATGCGAAATATCGTAATGATACTAGCCCGCTTGATGCGGAGTGCGACTGCTACACCTGCAAAAACTATACTAAAGCCTATTTGTATCATTTAGATAAATGTAATGAAATTTTGGGGGCAAGGCTCAACACCATTCACAATTTGCGTTATTATCAACGCCTGATGGCTCAAATTCGCCAAGCGATTGAAGATGACCGCTTTGATGAATTTGTGGTGGAGTTCTACCAAAAAATCGGCAAGGAAGTCCCGCCGCTACAATTAGGAAACAACGAAAATGCTTAA
- a CDS encoding phosphate permease — MELIHHYGFIIVLITAVFGFIMAFGIGANDVANAMGTAVGSGTITAKQAVYIALIFEFAGAYLAGGEVAETIKSGVIASDAFVGQPDVLILGMMSSLFAAGLWLLIASQKGWPVSTTHTIIGAIVGFACITIGMEAVQWSKFGGIVGSWFITPVIAGIVAFAIFISTQKLIFDTDKPLANAQKYAPYYTGLTVFIICVVTLDKGLKHVGLNLSGIQTVGLGLVFAAVATVASLFYLRSNSFVSRLQTGGFSGVEKVFSLLMLITACAMAFAHGSNDVANAIGPLAAVVSIVDHGGVIEGKTVMAPWVLPLGAIGIAAGLAVMGHKVMSTIGTGITDLTPSRGFAAQFSCAITVVLASGTGLPISTTQTLVGAVLGVGFARGIAALNLGVIRNIVASWVITLPAGAILSIIIYYILSAIFR; from the coding sequence ATGGAACTGATACATCACTACGGCTTCATCATCGTGCTGATTACTGCGGTTTTCGGCTTTATTATGGCATTTGGTATTGGTGCAAATGATGTTGCCAATGCAATGGGTACTGCCGTTGGCTCTGGTACTATTACCGCCAAACAAGCGGTTTATATTGCACTCATCTTTGAATTTGCTGGAGCTTACCTTGCAGGAGGTGAAGTTGCCGAAACCATTAAAAGCGGTGTAATAGCTTCCGATGCTTTTGTGGGACAACCCGATGTACTGATTTTAGGTATGATGTCCTCACTCTTTGCAGCGGGGCTTTGGCTGCTCATTGCTTCCCAAAAAGGCTGGCCTGTTTCGACCACTCATACTATTATTGGGGCGATTGTCGGGTTTGCCTGCATCACCATTGGTATGGAAGCTGTGCAATGGTCAAAATTTGGGGGGATTGTCGGTAGTTGGTTTATTACCCCAGTGATTGCGGGGATCGTTGCTTTTGCGATTTTTATCTCGACTCAAAAACTGATTTTTGATACCGACAAACCGCTCGCTAATGCACAAAAATACGCGCCTTACTATACAGGTCTAACCGTTTTCATCATTTGTGTAGTGACGCTTGATAAAGGCTTAAAACACGTTGGTTTAAATCTTAGTGGTATACAAACCGTTGGACTAGGCTTAGTTTTTGCAGCAGTAGCAACTGTCGCTAGTTTATTCTATCTACGCAGTAACTCGTTTGTTTCTCGTTTGCAAACAGGAGGCTTTAGTGGTGTGGAAAAAGTCTTCAGCTTATTGATGCTGATCACAGCCTGTGCTATGGCATTTGCTCACGGTTCAAATGATGTTGCCAATGCGATTGGACCTCTGGCTGCTGTTGTGTCGATTGTTGATCATGGTGGTGTCATTGAAGGTAAAACCGTGATGGCCCCTTGGGTGCTTCCGCTTGGGGCGATTGGGATTGCCGCAGGATTAGCCGTAATGGGTCATAAAGTAATGAGTACTATTGGTACGGGTATCACTGATCTCACCCCAAGCCGTGGTTTTGCAGCACAGTTCTCTTGTGCAATCACCGTGGTATTGGCATCAGGAACGGGCTTACCAATCTCAACCACACAAACTTTAGTGGGTGCGGTTCTTGGTGTAGGCTTTGCTCGTGGTATCGCAGCACTAAATCTCGGTGTGATACGAAACATCGTTGCCTCATGGGTTATTACTCTTCCAGCAGGAGCAATACTTTCTATTATTATTTACTATATTTTAAGTGCGATTTTCCGGTAA
- a CDS encoding TIGR00153 family protein encodes MAMNNILGLFAHSPLKPLQKHSKKVTECCGLLVPFFEATFEGRWEDAEKIRRQIIDLERRADTLKREIRLKLPRGLFMPVERTDLLELVTQLDKLANFAKDISGRVIGRQLLIPTEMQPSFVHFLSRSLDATTQADKVINEMDQLLETGFRGRELNFVNNMILELDTIEDDTDQLQIVLRKALLQIEDSHNPIDIMFLYKIIEWIGVLADQAQRVGSRIELMLARS; translated from the coding sequence ATGGCAATGAATAATATTTTAGGATTATTCGCCCATTCGCCTCTCAAGCCATTACAAAAACACTCTAAAAAAGTAACAGAGTGCTGTGGCTTACTTGTTCCTTTTTTTGAAGCGACTTTTGAAGGTCGTTGGGAAGATGCGGAAAAGATTCGCCGTCAAATCATCGATTTAGAACGCCGAGCCGATACACTCAAACGTGAGATTCGCTTAAAATTACCTCGCGGTTTATTTATGCCTGTTGAGCGTACTGACTTACTAGAACTTGTCACCCAATTAGATAAATTAGCCAACTTCGCCAAAGATATTTCTGGCAGAGTGATTGGTCGTCAATTACTGATTCCAACCGAAATGCAACCTTCTTTTGTGCATTTTCTCTCCCGTAGCCTTGATGCTACAACACAAGCAGATAAAGTCATCAATGAAATGGATCAACTCCTTGAAACAGGCTTCCGTGGTCGTGAGCTGAACTTCGTGAATAATATGATTTTAGAGCTTGATACCATTGAAGATGATACAGATCAATTACAAATTGTATTGCGTAAAGCATTACTACAAATTGAAGACTCTCATAATCCAATTGATATTATGTTCTTATATAAAATCATTGAATGGATTGGAGTTCTTGCCGATCAAGCACAACGAGTTGGCTCACGTATTGAGTTGATGTTAGCACGTTCATAA
- a CDS encoding phenylalanine--tRNA ligase subunit alpha: MQNLENIVAQALSAIANSNDVASLEALRVEYFGKKGQFTTLMQGLRDVPADERPAIGAKINEAKQTAQDALNTKKEQLEADELNAKLASESIDVSLPGRKTELGGLHPVSITIERVVKFFSELGFSVEKGPEIETDYYNFDALNIPAHHPARADHDTFWFDAERLLRTQTSGVQIRTMEKMQPPIRIMAPGRVYRNDYDQTHTPMFHQIELLYVDKKANFTELKGLLHDFLRAFFEEDLQVRFRPSYFPFTEPSAEVDVMGKNGKWLEVLGCGMVHPNVLRQVGIDPNEYSGFAVGMGVERLTMLRYNVTDLRAFFENDLRFLKQFK, translated from the coding sequence ATGCAAAACCTAGAAAATATTGTGGCTCAAGCTTTGAGTGCCATTGCAAATTCCAACGATGTCGCCAGCCTTGAAGCTCTGCGTGTGGAATATTTTGGGAAAAAAGGGCAATTCACCACTTTAATGCAGGGATTGCGTGATGTGCCTGCGGATGAACGTCCAGCCATTGGAGCAAAAATTAATGAAGCAAAACAAACGGCTCAAGATGCCTTAAATACGAAAAAAGAGCAGTTAGAAGCCGATGAATTAAATGCCAAACTAGCTAGCGAAAGCATTGATGTGAGCTTACCTGGGCGTAAAACCGAATTGGGTGGTTTGCATCCTGTTTCTATCACGATTGAACGTGTGGTGAAATTCTTCTCTGAACTTGGTTTCAGCGTGGAAAAAGGTCCAGAAATCGAAACCGATTATTACAACTTTGATGCGTTAAACATTCCAGCTCACCACCCAGCCCGTGCTGACCACGATACCTTCTGGTTTGACGCCGAGCGTTTACTACGTACTCAAACTTCTGGCGTGCAAATTCGCACCATGGAAAAAATGCAGCCACCAATTCGCATTATGGCACCAGGTCGTGTTTATCGTAACGACTACGATCAAACCCACACCCCAATGTTCCACCAAATCGAATTACTTTATGTCGATAAAAAAGCCAATTTCACTGAGTTAAAAGGCTTACTCCACGATTTTTTACGTGCATTCTTTGAAGAAGATCTACAAGTGCGTTTTCGTCCGTCTTATTTCCCATTCACTGAGCCATCAGCAGAAGTGGATGTAATGGGCAAAAATGGCAAATGGTTAGAAGTATTAGGCTGCGGTATGGTGCATCCAAATGTGTTACGCCAAGTTGGTATTGACCCGAACGAATACTCAGGCTTTGCGGTGGGTATGGGCGTTGAGCGTTTAACGATGCTTCGCTATAACGTAACGGACTTGCGTGCGTTTTTTGAAAATGATCTACGCTTTTTAAAACAATTTAAATAG
- a CDS encoding phenylalanine--tRNA ligase subunit beta — protein MKFNEQWLREWVNPAISTEQLCNQITMLGLEVDGVEAVAGAFSGVVVGEVVECAQHPDADKLRVTKVNVGGDRLLDIVCGASNCRQGLKVACATEGALLPGDFKIKKTKLRGQPSEGMLCSFTELGIKVEQDGIIELPLDAPIGTDLRDYLKLDDSTIEISLTPNRADCLSIAGIAREVGVINQLAVSEAAVEPVKATVIDKVAIDLQAPEACPRYLLRVVKGVNVNVASPLWLQEKLRRCGIRSIDPIVDITNLSLLELGQPMHAFDMAKVAQPVQVRMAKAGEELVLLDGTTAKLQPNTLLIADQNGPLAMAGIFGGQASGVSSETKDVILEAAFFAPLAITGRARQYGLHTDASHRFERGVDFELARKAMERATALLLDICGGEAGEIVEAVSPEHLPKSNRVELRRSKLDNLLGHQIPTETVTDILNRLGLQAEYANDVWVTQSPSWRFDIEIEEDLIEEVARIYGYNSIPNNAPLAHLQMRGVPERILDAQRVRTAVVDSDYQEVITYSFVDPKIQQLLHPDQEALILPNPISSEMSAMRVSLLTGLLETIAYNQNRQQNRVRIFETGLRFIPDASAENGIRQEQVFGAAIVGDKRPTHWEYKAEAADFFDLKGDLERVISLTHARNDLQFVAKQFPALHPGQSAAIMLDGKEIGFIGTVHPKIVQKLGISGKPVVFELLADAIAERPIPSAKEISRFPANKRDIAVVVDTNVAAGEVLAECRKAGGEKLVGVNLFDVYQGANLVEGKKSLAISLTVQDTEKTLEEDEINAVIQAVLNGLAQRFNAYLRD, from the coding sequence ATGAAATTTAATGAACAGTGGTTGCGTGAGTGGGTGAATCCTGCAATTAGTACAGAGCAGCTTTGCAACCAAATTACTATGTTAGGTTTAGAAGTCGATGGCGTGGAAGCCGTTGCAGGTGCGTTTTCAGGCGTGGTTGTGGGCGAAGTGGTCGAATGTGCTCAACATCCTGATGCGGATAAATTGCGTGTGACCAAAGTGAATGTTGGCGGTGATCGTTTATTAGATATCGTGTGCGGTGCTTCAAACTGTCGTCAAGGCTTAAAAGTAGCTTGTGCGACCGAAGGGGCGTTATTACCAGGTGATTTCAAAATTAAGAAAACCAAATTACGTGGTCAGCCATCGGAAGGAATGCTTTGCTCATTTACTGAATTAGGCATCAAAGTTGAACAAGATGGCATTATTGAACTGCCGTTAGATGCCCCGATCGGCACCGATCTGCGTGACTATCTCAAATTAGACGATAGTACCATTGAAATCAGCTTAACCCCAAACCGTGCAGACTGCTTAAGCATTGCAGGGATTGCCCGTGAAGTCGGGGTGATCAATCAATTAGCAGTGAGTGAAGCTGCGGTTGAGCCAGTCAAAGCGACTGTCATAGACAAAGTGGCTATCGATTTACAAGCTCCAGAAGCTTGCCCACGTTACTTATTGCGTGTGGTGAAAGGTGTGAACGTGAATGTGGCATCGCCATTATGGTTGCAAGAAAAACTTCGCCGTTGTGGAATTCGTTCCATCGATCCAATTGTAGATATTACCAACTTAAGCTTACTTGAACTCGGTCAACCAATGCACGCCTTTGATATGGCGAAAGTGGCTCAGCCTGTGCAAGTGCGTATGGCAAAAGCAGGCGAAGAGTTGGTGCTATTAGATGGCACTACCGCTAAACTTCAGCCAAATACCTTGTTAATTGCTGACCAAAACGGACCGCTTGCTATGGCGGGAATCTTCGGCGGTCAAGCAAGCGGGGTGAGCAGCGAAACTAAAGATGTAATTTTAGAAGCCGCATTCTTTGCTCCACTCGCCATTACAGGGCGTGCCCGCCAATACGGCTTACACACTGATGCATCTCACCGCTTTGAACGTGGTGTCGATTTTGAACTCGCTCGCAAAGCGATGGAACGTGCTACCGCATTATTACTTGACATTTGCGGCGGAGAGGCAGGTGAAATCGTGGAAGCGGTTAGCCCAGAGCACTTACCAAAGTCGAATCGTGTCGAACTTCGCCGTAGCAAATTAGATAATCTACTCGGTCATCAAATTCCAACGGAAACAGTTACTGATATTTTAAATCGTCTTGGTTTACAAGCAGAATACGCCAACGATGTATGGGTGACGCAATCACCAAGCTGGCGTTTTGATATTGAGATCGAAGAAGATCTGATTGAAGAAGTGGCTCGTATTTACGGTTACAACAGCATTCCAAATAATGCACCTCTCGCCCATTTACAAATGCGTGGTGTGCCAGAGCGAATTTTAGATGCACAACGTGTGCGTACGGCTGTGGTTGATAGCGATTACCAAGAAGTGATCACTTATAGCTTTGTTGATCCGAAAATTCAGCAGTTATTGCATCCAGATCAAGAAGCATTGATTTTACCAAACCCAATTTCAAGCGAAATGTCGGCAATGCGTGTGTCACTTCTGACTGGCTTGCTCGAAACTATTGCTTACAACCAAAACCGTCAGCAAAATCGAGTTCGTATTTTTGAAACAGGCTTGCGTTTTATCCCTGATGCATCTGCCGAAAATGGTATCCGTCAAGAACAAGTGTTTGGTGCGGCGATTGTTGGTGATAAACGTCCAACACATTGGGAATACAAGGCAGAAGCTGCTGATTTCTTCGACTTAAAAGGCGATTTGGAGCGAGTGATTTCGCTTACTCACGCCCGTAATGACTTGCAATTTGTGGCGAAGCAGTTCCCAGCACTCCACCCAGGCCAATCAGCTGCGATTATGTTAGACGGTAAAGAGATCGGTTTTATCGGTACAGTTCACCCAAAAATCGTGCAAAAACTGGGTATTTCAGGCAAGCCAGTCGTATTTGAATTATTAGCTGATGCAATTGCAGAACGCCCAATTCCAAGTGCGAAAGAGATTTCTCGCTTCCCAGCCAATAAACGTGATATTGCGGTCGTGGTTGATACCAATGTTGCCGCAGGCGAGGTGTTGGCAGAATGTCGTAAGGCAGGCGGTGAAAAATTGGTTGGCGTGAATTTATTCGACGTTTACCAAGGGGCAAATTTAGTGGAAGGCAAGAAAAGTTTAGCAATTAGCTTAACTGTTCAAGACACCGAAAAAACCCTTGAAGAAGACGAAATCAATGCGGTAATCCAAGCGGTATTAAATGGACTCGCACAACGTTTTAATGCTTATCTGAGAGATTAG
- a CDS encoding integration host factor subunit alpha — MALTKIEIAENLVERCGFDKRMAKQFVEMFFEEIRVTLEKGEDVKLSGFGNFSVRDKKARPGRNPKTGERVAIAARRVVTFKPGQKFRERVENSKVKA; from the coding sequence ATGGCACTTACCAAAATTGAAATTGCAGAAAACCTAGTTGAACGATGTGGTTTTGATAAACGTATGGCAAAGCAATTTGTTGAGATGTTTTTTGAAGAAATTCGTGTGACTTTGGAAAAAGGCGAAGATGTGAAATTATCAGGTTTTGGTAATTTCTCTGTACGAGATAAAAAAGCCCGTCCAGGTCGTAACCCTAAAACAGGGGAACGTGTCGCTATTGCAGCTCGTCGAGTGGTGACCTTTAAACCAGGTCAAAAATTTCGTGAGCGTGTAGAAAATTCAAAGGTAAAAGCCTAA